From the genome of Gracilibacillus salitolerans, one region includes:
- the lpdA gene encoding dihydrolipoyl dehydrogenase — protein MVVGDFPVELDTLVVGAGPGGYVAAIRAAQTGQKVTIVEKGAIGGVCLNVGCIPSKALIEAGHRAEQAQGDDTLGIKTENVSVDFSKVQEWKGSVVNKLTSGVEGLLKGNKVDIVSGEVYFVDKNTVKVMDDKNSQTYTFKNCIIATGSRPIELPAFKYSDRVLDSTGALNLKEIPKKLVVIGGGYVGTELGSAYANFGTEVTILEGLKDILGGFEKQMSALVKKKLKSKGATIVTEAMAQGVEETKDGVKVTYEANGKKETVEADYVLVTVGRKPNTDELGLEQVGIEMEDKGLIKIDEQCRTNVDSIYAIGDIVPGPPLAHKASYEGKIAAEAIAGENAVIDYNAIPAVVFSDPELATVGYSEEEAKEAGYDVKASKFPFAANGRALSLKASEGFMKLVTRKDDGLIIGAQIAGPNASDMISELGLAIEAGMTAEDLALTIHAHPTLGEITMEAAEVAIGTPIHIVK, from the coding sequence ATGGTAGTAGGAGATTTTCCGGTAGAATTAGATACACTTGTAGTTGGGGCTGGTCCTGGGGGATATGTTGCAGCAATTCGTGCAGCACAAACTGGACAAAAAGTAACCATTGTAGAAAAAGGTGCTATTGGTGGTGTATGTCTAAACGTTGGATGTATTCCGTCAAAAGCTTTAATAGAAGCAGGGCATCGTGCAGAACAGGCTCAAGGTGACGATACTTTAGGGATTAAAACAGAAAATGTTTCTGTAGATTTTTCCAAAGTACAAGAATGGAAAGGCTCAGTTGTTAATAAACTAACTAGTGGTGTAGAAGGATTATTAAAAGGAAACAAAGTAGACATCGTTTCCGGTGAAGTGTACTTTGTAGACAAAAATACGGTTAAAGTAATGGATGATAAAAACTCTCAAACATATACATTTAAAAACTGTATTATTGCAACTGGTTCACGTCCGATAGAACTACCTGCTTTTAAATACTCTGATCGTGTACTAGATTCAACAGGCGCACTGAACTTAAAAGAAATTCCGAAAAAACTAGTTGTAATCGGTGGTGGATATGTTGGTACTGAATTAGGTTCAGCATATGCAAACTTCGGTACTGAAGTGACCATCCTTGAAGGATTAAAAGATATCCTTGGTGGCTTTGAAAAACAAATGAGTGCACTTGTTAAGAAGAAACTGAAGAGCAAAGGTGCAACAATTGTAACAGAAGCTATGGCACAAGGTGTGGAAGAGACAAAAGACGGTGTTAAAGTAACATATGAAGCCAATGGTAAGAAAGAAACTGTTGAAGCAGATTACGTACTTGTAACGGTTGGACGTAAACCAAATACAGATGAACTTGGATTAGAGCAAGTTGGTATCGAAATGGAAGATAAAGGTCTTATCAAAATTGATGAGCAATGCCGTACAAATGTAGATAGCATTTATGCGATCGGTGATATCGTTCCTGGACCTCCACTTGCACACAAAGCATCTTACGAAGGTAAAATTGCTGCTGAAGCAATTGCTGGAGAAAATGCGGTAATCGACTATAATGCAATCCCTGCAGTTGTGTTCTCTGACCCAGAATTAGCTACTGTTGGATATTCTGAAGAGGAAGCAAAAGAAGCTGGTTACGATGTAAAAGCATCTAAATTCCCATTTGCAGCTAATGGACGTGCATTGTCCTTGAAAGCATCTGAAGGCTTTATGAAGCTTGTAACACGTAAAGATGATGGCTTAATTATTGGTGCACAAATTGCTGGTCCAAACGCTAGTGATATGATCTCTGAACTTGGTCTTGCTATCGAAGCTGGTATGACAGCAGAAGATCTAGCTCTAACAATCCATGCTCACCCTACCTTAGGTGAGATTACTATGGAAGCAGCAGAAGTTGCAATAGGTACACCAATTCATATTGTAAAATAA
- a CDS encoding polysaccharide deacetylase family protein, producing MLKKSVYLLLLGILIVLVACDDNVNDDDEVADEEANTEETSTDQTEKEDEVEVEPPVTEEKDDNRTEDEENKEEETVQEITEPLYQIDDNWNVVPLEEGTNENVVLLTIDDAPDENALEMAQTLNQFDVPAIFFVNGHFLQSDEKKEVLKQIHDMGFAVGNHTYNHTRLSDVDEDTQKQEILELNELIEEIIGEKPKFFRAPNGVNTDYAIQLVEEEGMLLMNWTYGYDWEADYQNKEALADIMVNTELLSNGANLLMHDREWTADALEDIVKGLRDKGYEFADPMTLQVPE from the coding sequence TTGCTTAAAAAAAGTGTATATTTATTGCTATTAGGAATATTGATCGTTTTGGTCGCATGTGATGATAATGTGAATGACGACGATGAAGTAGCTGATGAAGAAGCTAATACCGAAGAGACATCAACAGATCAAACAGAAAAAGAGGATGAAGTAGAAGTAGAGCCACCGGTTACAGAGGAAAAGGATGATAATAGAACGGAAGATGAAGAAAATAAAGAAGAAGAAACAGTACAAGAAATAACGGAACCATTGTATCAAATCGATGATAATTGGAATGTAGTACCTCTAGAAGAAGGTACGAATGAGAACGTGGTGTTACTTACCATTGATGATGCACCTGACGAAAACGCTTTGGAAATGGCACAGACGTTAAATCAGTTTGATGTACCCGCGATCTTTTTTGTAAATGGTCACTTTTTACAGTCAGATGAAAAAAAAGAAGTCTTAAAACAAATTCATGATATGGGTTTTGCGGTTGGCAACCACACATACAATCATACGCGATTATCTGATGTTGATGAAGATACCCAGAAACAAGAAATCTTAGAATTAAATGAATTAATCGAAGAAATAATTGGTGAGAAGCCGAAGTTTTTCCGTGCACCAAACGGTGTCAATACTGATTATGCAATACAATTAGTGGAAGAGGAAGGAATGCTTCTTATGAATTGGACTTATGGATATGATTGGGAAGCAGATTATCAGAATAAAGAGGCATTAGCTGATATTATGGTCAATACGGAACTATTGTCCAATGGAGCAAATTTATTAATGCATGACCGTGAATGGACTGCAGATGCATTAGAAGATATTGTGAAAGGATTACGAGATAAAGGCTACGAGTTCGCAGACCCTATGACTTTACAAGTACCGGAATAA
- a CDS encoding TetR/AcrR family transcriptional regulator — MAPKEDKKEIIIDNAVAVFAEKGYYKATTATVAKAAGVTQPYVFHFFTNKEELFKAVIDRAFSRIYDTFSEVQAPANTLIETMGRAFEQIIQTHRDEVLMVMQAHAIVEPGIREHVKKLFLTIFESLTLKFENAGIPDAKQTASQFIGTGLLITVAEVLDLPQLFHKDDHFKKE; from the coding sequence ATGGCACCAAAAGAAGATAAAAAAGAAATCATTATTGATAATGCTGTAGCAGTATTTGCAGAAAAGGGCTATTATAAAGCAACAACTGCTACGGTCGCAAAAGCTGCAGGGGTGACTCAGCCATATGTGTTTCATTTTTTTACAAACAAGGAAGAACTATTTAAAGCAGTAATTGATCGTGCTTTCAGTAGAATATATGATACTTTTTCAGAAGTTCAAGCACCTGCTAATACATTAATTGAAACAATGGGGCGGGCGTTTGAACAAATTATTCAGACACACCGTGACGAGGTATTGATGGTTATGCAAGCACATGCAATTGTGGAGCCTGGAATTCGTGAACATGTTAAAAAATTGTTTCTTACTATTTTTGAATCCTTAACATTAAAATTTGAAAATGCAGGTATTCCGGATGCAAAACAGACAGCATCTCAATTTATAGGAACTGGTTTACTCATTACGGTTGCAGAAGTGTTGGATTTACCACAATTATTCCATAAAGATGATCATTTTAAAAAGGAGTAA
- a CDS encoding aminotransferase class I/II-fold pyridoxal phosphate-dependent enzyme, whose product MNQNDTPLFSGLLQHIKKNPKAFHIPGHKAGKGMDPLFQEFIGYNALAIDLINIEPLDDLHHPRGIIKEAQQLAATAFGADHTFFSVQGTSGAIMTMILSVCNPGDKIIVPRNIHKSVSSAIIFSGAIPIFIHPELDHTLGISHGITPKSVFKALQAHPDAKAVLVINPTYFGIAADLKQIVSISHQYNVPVLVDEAHGVHIHFHDKLPLSAMQAGADMAATSVHKLGGSLTQSSVLNVKAGLVNHDRVQTVMSMLTTTSTSYILLSSLDVARKYLYRHGTDLLSQTLEYAEFARTKINQIPHLYSPGEELLGTEATFDYDPTKIIISVKNLGITGHDAEVWLRENYQIEVELSDMYNILCILTPADNDEDVSYVINALKHLSQYYEKSANQQEVKVSIAEIPILAVSPRDAFYAEYEVIPLQESAGRISAESIMVYPPGIPIFIPGEIISEENLDYISENIKSGLPVQGLEDETLATVRVLKERVAFK is encoded by the coding sequence ATGAATCAGAATGATACTCCACTGTTTAGTGGTTTACTACAGCATATAAAGAAAAACCCTAAAGCATTCCATATACCAGGACACAAAGCTGGTAAAGGAATGGATCCGCTATTTCAAGAATTTATCGGATATAATGCACTTGCTATTGATTTAATTAATATAGAACCATTAGATGATTTGCATCATCCTAGAGGTATAATCAAAGAAGCACAACAATTAGCTGCTACAGCTTTTGGAGCTGATCATACCTTTTTTTCTGTACAAGGAACAAGTGGTGCAATTATGACGATGATTCTTAGTGTATGTAATCCTGGGGATAAAATTATTGTACCGCGAAATATTCATAAATCTGTATCCTCCGCTATTATCTTTTCAGGTGCGATACCTATTTTTATTCACCCAGAATTAGATCATACACTTGGTATTTCACATGGAATAACACCAAAATCAGTCTTTAAAGCATTACAAGCACACCCAGATGCAAAAGCAGTACTTGTGATCAACCCTACTTATTTTGGTATTGCTGCGGACTTAAAACAAATTGTAAGCATTTCGCATCAATATAATGTACCCGTATTAGTTGATGAAGCTCATGGCGTGCATATTCATTTTCATGATAAACTTCCACTATCGGCGATGCAGGCAGGCGCAGATATGGCAGCAACTAGCGTCCATAAACTTGGTGGCTCCCTTACCCAAAGTTCTGTACTAAACGTAAAAGCAGGACTAGTAAATCACGATCGTGTTCAAACAGTTATGTCGATGTTAACAACTACGTCTACTTCTTATATTCTGCTATCATCACTAGATGTAGCGAGGAAATATTTATATCGACATGGAACAGATTTGTTATCCCAAACATTAGAATATGCTGAGTTTGCAAGAACCAAAATTAATCAAATCCCTCATTTATATAGCCCTGGAGAAGAACTTTTAGGTACAGAAGCAACCTTTGATTATGATCCGACAAAAATTATTATATCTGTGAAAAATTTAGGAATTACTGGACACGATGCAGAAGTCTGGTTAAGGGAAAACTATCAAATAGAAGTAGAACTATCTGATATGTATAACATTTTGTGTATTTTAACACCTGCTGATAACGATGAAGATGTATCATATGTAATAAATGCTTTAAAACACTTATCCCAATATTATGAGAAAAGTGCTAATCAACAAGAAGTTAAAGTTTCTATAGCGGAAATTCCCATTCTGGCAGTTAGTCCCAGAGATGCTTTTTATGCAGAATACGAAGTGATACCTTTACAAGAGTCTGCTGGAAGAATTAGTGCAGAATCCATCATGGTCTATCCTCCTGGAATACCCATTTTTATTCCAGGTGAGATCATCTCTGAAGAAAATTTAGACTATATATCCGAAAATATTAAGTCAGGTTTACCTGTTCAAGGATTAGAGGATGAGACATTAGCAACTGTTCGTGTGCTGAAAGAACGAGTAGCTTTCAAATAA
- a CDS encoding UPF0223 family protein, which produces MNYSYPIDETWTTEEIIDVVNYFSLIEKAYESGIEKQDLVAAYNRYKEIVPSKSEEKQLDKQFEKQSGYIPFRVIKKAKDLSPKDIIKM; this is translated from the coding sequence ATGAATTACAGTTACCCTATTGATGAAACATGGACAACTGAGGAAATTATTGATGTCGTTAATTATTTTTCATTAATTGAAAAAGCATATGAAAGTGGGATAGAAAAGCAAGATTTAGTGGCTGCATATAATCGATACAAAGAGATCGTCCCTTCTAAAAGTGAAGAAAAGCAGTTAGATAAGCAATTCGAAAAACAATCAGGATATATTCCTTTCCGTGTTATCAAAAAAGCAAAAGACTTATCTCCAAAAGATATTATTAAAATGTAA